The following is a genomic window from Strongyloides ratti genome assembly S_ratti_ED321, chromosome : 1.
gttaaattaaaaattatcaaaaactaaatataaatgtattccTTCCTTTATAGATTActcaaaacaattttttaaaaaaaaatatatatatatttttatttcaatcaaattatttttgtatttttaaaagtatctaattaaaaaaaaaataaagaaataataatgtgTGGAATTTGGGCTCTTATTGGAAAAGAATATTGTAATGAGAAACACGGAAAAGAATTTATGAAAATTGTTGGTCGTGGTCCTGATTATACTATTGTAAAACAGGTTCAAAAAAATGCTTGGTTAGGATTTCATCGTCTTGCTATTGTTATTGtatgtttattataattattaataatttaataatttatttttttttagccaGGTGATGTTCCATCACAACAACCAATAGTATCAGGAAATTTATCTGTTGTATGTAATGGTGaaatttataatcatttttcaataaaagcATCATATCAAATTGActcaaataatatattaaatggtGGTAGTGATTGTGCTGCTATCATCCattcatttcttttaaataatcgcAACATTGTAAAAACATGTGAATCATTAGATGGAGTTTTTGCTTTTGTTATGGCAGATGAGGATAATTTGTATGTTGGAAGGGATGCTCTTGGTGTTCGACCATTATTTTATGGACATACGATTGAGGgagatattatttttggaTCTGAGGTAAAATGTATTGAAAAATTAGTTGAAAAAGTTGAATTTTTTCCACCAGGATGTTGTGCAGAGATTcctcttaaaaaaaatcaattttcaCAAAAACATACAATGAATttacaacaattttttaatgttccTATTAAACCACATAAAAGTTTTGATATGATTGAAGCACAGGTAAGATTAtaccaataatttttataatttattaaaatattttaacttacAGACATTGGTACGTGAAGTTCTTGTTCAGTCTGTTGAGAAAAGATTAATGGGAAATAAAAAGTTTGGTTTTATGCTTTCTGGTGGTCTTGATTCATCTTTAATTGCAGCAATAGcctcaaaatatttaactcaCCAAAAACCAATTGCTTTTTCAGTTGGTTTTGAGGATTCACCTGACTTGGAGAATGCCCGTAAAGTAGCAGAATTCCTTAATATACCTCATGAAATTCTTGTCATAACACCAGAAGattgtattaatattattccTGATGTCGTTTATGCTTTAGAAACTTACGATCCACTTATAATTCGTTGTGGTATAGCACATTATTTactatgtaaatatattagtACAAAATCTGATGTTCGTGTTCTTTTGTCAGGAGAAGGTGCAGATGAATTGTTTGGTTCATATGCCTATATGCAACGTGCCCCCAATTCATCACATCTACATAGGGAAATTTTAAGAAGattaaaacatttacatCAATATGATGTTCTTAGATGTGATAGATCAACAAGTTGTCATGGTCTAGAAATAAGAGTAccatttttagataaaaaatttattaaattaacatCAAAATTACCACCAACaa
Proteins encoded in this region:
- a CDS encoding Asparagine synthetase [glutamine-hydrolyzing], whose protein sequence is MCGIWALIGKEYCNEKHGKEFMKIVGRGPDYTIVKQVQKNAWLGFHRLAIVIPGDVPSQQPIVSGNLSVVCNGEIYNHFSIKASYQIDSNNILNGGSDCAAIIHSFLLNNRNIVKTCESLDGVFAFVMADEDNLYVGRDALGVRPLFYGHTIEGDIIFGSEVKCIEKLVEKVEFFPPGCCAEIPLKKNQFSQKHTMNLQQFFNVPIKPHKSFDMIEAQTLVREVLVQSVEKRLMGNKKFGFMLSGGLDSSLIAAIASKYLTHQKPIAFSVGFEDSPDLENARKVAEFLNIPHEILVITPEDCINIIPDVVYALETYDPLIIRCGIAHYLLCKYISTKSDVRVLLSGEGADELFGSYAYMQRAPNSSHLHREILRRLKHLHQYDVLRCDRSTSCHGLEIRVPFLDKKFIKLTSKLPPTMKLIKDQLEKYVLRSAFEGWLPDEVLWRSKEGFAEALGKIDLGDIINEHTNKIISDTEYNLRFKLFPHNTPESKEEMWYRGIFEECYSIGKMTDVVHTKVYKTAAWHIVDEKENCKDRLMVFCGSSSLRRKSTGSATFSGVA